A window of the Tunturibacter empetritectus genome harbors these coding sequences:
- a CDS encoding ABC transporter ATP-binding protein: MKDPVKAESPWRDRISALKNMPAVLRILWESGRAVVTWGLFLRLIVATLPFGIAKIAAYILNDIAEVIRGHALAPNFWKLVIAEVVLNVSLGLITRAIDYSDSLLANRYTQYVSVRVMEQAARLDLTTYEDPVFYDRLERARVQATDRLAMIQQLGRLVTQIITTLSFSAALALASPWLVLLLALGVLPSFLGETHYAFLGYAKNFRQTPAKRQMDYLRQVAGSREGAKEVKLFGLNKFFTDRFQTLANQIYLEDVTLSRSKLIVGGLLGVIGTLGYYGAYVYVIWRTLHGAYNIGQFGFLTTAIQQASSNLQQVFSTASGIADQALFLTDLIAFFDMKPTVISNPDGHPAPAKIQRGFEFRNVSFTYPGTDRTVLKNFNLTLSPGERIALIGENGQGKTTVVKLITRLYDPTEGQILLDGIDLREYNLEDLHRNIGVIFQDFMRFEMTARENIAVGRIDQPYQESDIELAAHKSLADTVVTKLAGGYDQMLGRRFEGGVELSGGEWQKIALARAYLRDAQLLILDEPTAALDARSELEVFERFAELTLGKMALLISHRFSTVRMADRIVVLSGGRLLEEGNHQQLIEKNGLYASMFEMQAASYR, encoded by the coding sequence TTGAAAGACCCTGTGAAAGCTGAGAGTCCATGGCGCGATCGAATCAGCGCCCTCAAAAACATGCCCGCTGTCCTGCGCATCCTCTGGGAGTCAGGCCGCGCTGTCGTCACATGGGGGCTCTTCCTTCGACTGATCGTCGCCACCCTTCCCTTCGGCATCGCGAAGATCGCCGCATACATCCTCAACGACATCGCAGAAGTCATTCGCGGCCACGCCCTTGCCCCCAACTTCTGGAAGCTCGTCATCGCCGAGGTGGTCCTCAACGTCTCCCTCGGCCTCATCACTCGAGCCATCGACTACTCCGACTCCCTCCTCGCCAATCGCTATACCCAGTACGTTAGCGTACGCGTCATGGAGCAGGCCGCGCGTCTCGACCTCACCACCTATGAAGATCCCGTCTTCTACGACCGCCTCGAACGCGCCCGCGTGCAGGCCACCGACCGCCTCGCCATGATCCAGCAGCTAGGCCGTCTGGTCACGCAGATCATCACCACCCTCTCGTTCTCTGCCGCTCTCGCGCTCGCCTCTCCCTGGCTGGTCCTCCTCCTCGCACTTGGCGTCCTCCCCTCCTTCCTCGGCGAGACCCACTATGCCTTCCTCGGCTACGCAAAAAACTTCCGCCAGACCCCCGCCAAGCGTCAGATGGACTACCTCCGGCAGGTCGCCGGAAGCCGCGAAGGCGCGAAAGAAGTAAAGCTCTTCGGCTTGAACAAATTCTTCACAGATAGATTTCAAACACTCGCCAATCAGATCTACCTCGAAGACGTCACTCTCTCCAGATCGAAACTCATCGTCGGCGGTCTGCTCGGCGTCATCGGCACGCTCGGCTACTACGGAGCCTACGTCTACGTCATCTGGCGCACCCTGCACGGCGCCTACAACATCGGCCAGTTCGGATTTCTCACCACTGCCATCCAGCAAGCCAGCTCCAACCTCCAGCAGGTCTTCTCCACCGCCTCCGGCATCGCTGATCAAGCCCTCTTCCTCACCGACCTCATCGCCTTCTTCGACATGAAGCCAACCGTTATCTCCAACCCCGACGGGCATCCCGCCCCCGCGAAGATCCAACGCGGCTTCGAGTTCCGCAACGTCTCCTTCACCTATCCCGGCACCGACCGAACCGTCCTCAAAAACTTCAACCTCACCCTCTCCCCCGGAGAAAGAATCGCGCTCATCGGCGAAAACGGCCAGGGCAAGACCACCGTCGTCAAACTCATAACCCGTCTCTACGACCCCACCGAAGGGCAAATTCTCCTCGACGGCATCGACCTCCGCGAGTACAACCTCGAAGATCTCCACCGCAACATCGGAGTCATCTTTCAGGACTTCATGCGCTTCGAGATGACCGCCCGCGAAAACATCGCCGTGGGCCGCATTGATCAGCCCTATCAGGAGAGCGATATCGAACTCGCCGCCCACAAGAGCCTCGCCGACACCGTCGTCACGAAGCTCGCCGGCGGCTACGATCAGATGCTTGGCCGCCGCTTTGAAGGCGGCGTCGAACTCTCCGGTGGAGAGTGGCAGAAGATAGCCCTCGCCCGCGCCTATCTCCGCGATGCCCAGCTCCTCATCCTCGATGAGCCCACCGCAGCCCTCGACGCCCGCAGCGAACTCGAGGTCTTCGAGCGCTTCGCGGAACTGACCCTGGGAAAGATGGCCTTGCTCATCTCCCACCGCTTCTCCACCGTACGCATGGCCGACCGTATCGTCGTCCTCTCCGGCGGCCGGCTCCTCGAAGAAGGTAATCATCAACAACTCATAGAAAAAAATGGACTCTATGCGAGCATGTTTGAGATGCAGGCCGCAAGCTACAGGTAA
- a CDS encoding DUF1771 domain-containing protein, with product MPQSPHDRAAEYHNKAAHAHQAAATAHGKGDHLTAHELSQQAHEHSTKAFEHSKEANDRTASSKN from the coding sequence ATGCCGCAGAGCCCGCACGACCGCGCCGCCGAGTATCACAACAAAGCCGCCCACGCCCACCAGGCCGCAGCCACAGCGCACGGCAAAGGCGATCACCTCACCGCCCACGAGCTCTCCCAACAAGCCCACGAGCACTCCACGAAAGCCTTTGAGCATTCAAAGGAGGCGAATGATCGCACCGCATCCAGCAAGAACTAA
- a CDS encoding glucoamylase family protein: MAPSSQNPVTTEHALPLTAPEMPTAGLPEKPSVSDEELRARADAMSRQWEMVPASVKSDGLSKRLESLKQRLTEILRTCKKTASIHDLTPELELLESTRMLESALVAGDNTAETFAALPHVRVDKDSDLPRAINLTEGYLVAARGIWSAESLTVYVQQAQQRDALLLEEITVLPQALKLAQLEYILDRAEEAFAAGPLPPIEQSPFSAILHSMRRLNQFEWRNVLEPLIAFDSVLREDPAAVFARMEDETRHNYHMRVAELAHYADASEVQTAQIALNLARNAATTSDPDPRLALRIRHIGYYLFAEGLPELHRRIGYHPPPIERIRAFLRRFNEDFYILGIFTLSCLLIVAIIAPLVPHHAFWPVMVALLLALLPTTQGGVDLINNTVTALMHAESLPKIDLSKSVPSDAITLVVVPTLLLNEIQVRELFDELEARYLSNQDPNIHFGLLTDLPDTKARPLDEDSNLLAKLAADCVDHLNAKYPRTKGGAFFLFHRYRVFNSRQGVWMGWERKRGKLLDLNKFLLNEEDSFPLKAGPLEILQHVRYVITLDSDTQLPRGTAARMVGTMAHPLNQAIVNPRLRIVTQGYGILQPRVGVSVASASRSRLASLYSGETGFDIYTRAVSDVYQDLFGEGIFAGKGIYEVAILHEVLDRRFPRNALLSHDLIEGSYARAGLVTDIEIIDDYPSHYSAHTRRKHRWVRGDWQIARWLFALVPDESGKSVPNPINTVSRWKIFDNLRRSLVEPVTFLLFLLGWFVLPGGALYWTIAGLVLLLLPVLVQLGFNLGRALLKLSFVGAREGVLTFATSFGFTMLNLTFLPHHMFLAIDAIVRSLSRTLVSGKHMLEWETAAQAESGKSRTPLDIYLQLSPVAAVLIALALAFHNIWSLVAASPVLLLWAIAPLVAIWLNSPPRREEGPLTADDTNFLQQQALYIWRYFHDFGDEKNHWLIPDNVEEQNTLQIKKLSPTNLGMLFNARQAAYEFGFLTLPEFAQATLGTLTTYDRLEKQRGHIYNWYDIETLRPILPHIVSAVDSGNLAASLYTLRTGALDLLKRPILAPETFAGLKQMQQQPVKTTITLAPAEPPATAIRSHLRSIAQQFKTASDAPSSQDNKQWSANEISNYLAALSLFAERYTPWLLPRFESLFVPPQLYGSEHKSIPTLLDAAEYVTELESKLSGASRDLPTDSPLATAAAELLALLPATRQRLAQLKSDITSIASEAERHADAMEYGFLLVEARQLLSIGYDGNTHELYSSCYDLLASEARIASFIAVAKGDIPQQSWFRLDRSHVLVNGRAALLSWTGTMFEYLMPSLWMRTFPDTLIARSLESAVRIQKDHVRNIPWGISESGFAKKDPQGRYSYQAWGIPKLALKYGAEDGPVISPYSSFLALPLLRKDSIANLRRMAAMDWMGAYGFYEAADYTEGHQPQLVRSWMAHHQGMCLLAVTNLLKNNIVQDWFHGTPRVRAAELLLHEKALSKETLKDLEKISKLQATE, encoded by the coding sequence ATGGCACCATCTTCACAGAATCCTGTCACCACAGAACACGCTCTGCCGCTCACTGCTCCGGAGATGCCGACTGCGGGCCTCCCTGAAAAACCCTCCGTCTCTGACGAAGAGTTGAGAGCACGCGCCGATGCCATGAGCCGCCAGTGGGAGATGGTGCCGGCCAGCGTAAAATCCGACGGACTCTCAAAACGCCTCGAAAGCCTCAAACAACGCCTCACCGAAATCCTTCGCACCTGCAAAAAGACCGCCTCCATCCACGACCTCACCCCGGAGCTAGAACTCCTCGAGAGCACCCGCATGCTCGAGTCCGCGCTCGTCGCAGGAGACAACACCGCCGAAACCTTCGCCGCCCTCCCTCACGTCCGCGTAGACAAAGACAGCGATCTGCCGCGAGCCATCAATCTCACCGAAGGGTACCTCGTCGCAGCCCGCGGCATCTGGTCCGCTGAGTCCCTCACCGTCTACGTCCAGCAGGCCCAGCAACGCGACGCGCTTCTGCTCGAAGAGATCACAGTCCTCCCGCAAGCCCTCAAGCTCGCGCAGCTCGAATACATCCTTGACCGTGCCGAAGAAGCCTTCGCCGCCGGCCCCCTCCCGCCCATCGAGCAGTCGCCCTTCTCCGCAATCCTCCACAGCATGCGCCGCCTCAACCAGTTCGAGTGGCGCAACGTCCTCGAGCCTCTCATCGCCTTCGACTCCGTCCTGCGCGAAGACCCCGCAGCCGTCTTCGCTCGCATGGAGGACGAAACCCGCCACAACTACCACATGCGCGTAGCAGAGCTAGCCCACTACGCCGACGCCAGCGAGGTCCAAACCGCCCAGATCGCCCTCAACCTCGCACGCAACGCCGCTACAACCTCTGACCCCGATCCCCGCCTCGCTCTGCGCATCCGCCACATCGGTTACTACCTCTTCGCCGAAGGTCTCCCCGAACTTCACCGCCGCATCGGATACCACCCTCCCCCCATCGAACGAATCCGCGCCTTCCTCCGCCGCTTCAACGAAGACTTCTACATCCTGGGCATCTTCACGCTGTCCTGTCTCCTCATCGTCGCCATCATCGCCCCCCTGGTTCCGCATCACGCCTTCTGGCCGGTCATGGTAGCGCTCCTGCTCGCGCTTCTTCCCACAACCCAGGGCGGCGTCGACCTCATTAACAATACCGTCACCGCGCTCATGCACGCAGAGTCTCTCCCTAAGATCGATCTCTCCAAGAGCGTCCCCAGCGACGCCATCACCCTCGTCGTCGTCCCCACACTCCTGCTCAACGAGATCCAGGTTCGCGAGCTCTTCGACGAACTCGAAGCCCGCTACCTCTCCAACCAGGACCCAAACATCCACTTCGGCCTCCTCACCGATCTGCCCGACACCAAGGCCCGTCCCTTGGACGAAGACTCCAATCTCCTCGCCAAACTCGCAGCAGACTGCGTCGATCATCTCAACGCAAAATACCCTCGCACCAAGGGCGGAGCCTTCTTCCTCTTCCACCGCTACCGTGTCTTCAACTCCCGCCAGGGCGTCTGGATGGGATGGGAGCGCAAACGCGGCAAGCTCCTCGACCTCAACAAATTTCTCCTCAACGAGGAGGACAGCTTCCCTCTGAAAGCCGGGCCGCTCGAAATCCTGCAACACGTCCGGTACGTCATCACCCTCGACTCCGACACCCAACTCCCTCGCGGCACCGCGGCCCGCATGGTCGGCACCATGGCCCACCCGCTCAACCAGGCCATCGTCAACCCGCGCCTCCGCATCGTTACTCAAGGCTACGGCATCCTCCAGCCGCGCGTCGGTGTCAGCGTCGCCTCCGCCTCGCGCTCCCGCCTAGCCTCCCTCTACTCCGGCGAAACCGGCTTCGACATCTATACCCGCGCCGTATCCGACGTCTATCAGGATCTCTTCGGCGAAGGCATCTTCGCCGGCAAGGGCATCTACGAAGTCGCCATCCTCCACGAGGTCCTCGACCGCCGCTTCCCCCGCAACGCTCTCCTCTCGCACGACCTCATCGAAGGCTCTTACGCCCGCGCCGGTCTCGTCACCGACATCGAGATCATCGACGACTATCCCTCCCACTACTCCGCCCACACCCGCCGCAAGCACCGCTGGGTCCGCGGCGACTGGCAGATCGCGCGCTGGCTCTTCGCTCTCGTCCCCGACGAATCTGGCAAGTCCGTCCCCAACCCCATCAACACCGTCTCCCGCTGGAAGATCTTCGACAACCTCCGCCGCAGCCTCGTCGAACCCGTCACCTTCCTCCTCTTTCTCCTTGGCTGGTTTGTCCTCCCCGGCGGCGCACTCTACTGGACCATAGCCGGCTTGGTCCTTCTCCTCCTCCCAGTCCTTGTGCAACTTGGCTTCAACCTCGGCCGAGCTCTGCTCAAACTCAGCTTCGTCGGCGCACGCGAGGGTGTCCTCACCTTCGCCACCTCCTTCGGCTTCACCATGCTGAACCTCACCTTCCTCCCGCACCACATGTTCCTTGCCATCGACGCCATCGTCCGCTCTCTAAGCCGGACCTTGGTCTCCGGCAAACACATGCTCGAGTGGGAGACAGCCGCCCAGGCAGAATCCGGCAAGTCCCGAACCCCCCTCGACATCTACCTTCAGCTCTCCCCCGTCGCGGCCGTACTCATAGCCCTCGCCCTCGCCTTTCACAACATCTGGTCCCTCGTAGCCGCCTCTCCAGTCCTTCTTCTATGGGCCATCGCACCTCTGGTAGCCATCTGGCTCAACTCCCCGCCCCGCCGCGAAGAAGGCCCCCTCACCGCCGACGACACCAACTTCCTGCAGCAACAGGCGCTCTATATCTGGCGCTACTTTCACGACTTCGGCGACGAGAAAAATCACTGGCTCATCCCCGACAACGTCGAAGAGCAGAACACCCTCCAGATCAAAAAACTCTCCCCCACCAACCTCGGCATGCTCTTCAACGCCCGTCAGGCCGCGTACGAGTTCGGCTTCCTCACTCTGCCCGAGTTCGCCCAGGCCACGCTCGGAACCCTCACCACCTACGACCGCCTCGAAAAGCAACGCGGCCACATCTACAACTGGTACGACATCGAAACCCTCCGTCCCATCCTGCCCCACATCGTCTCTGCAGTCGACAGCGGCAATCTTGCCGCCTCCCTCTACACCCTGCGCACCGGTGCACTCGATCTCCTCAAGCGCCCCATCCTCGCGCCAGAAACCTTCGCCGGCCTGAAACAAATGCAGCAGCAACCCGTCAAGACCACCATCACTCTAGCGCCGGCCGAACCCCCGGCAACCGCGATCCGATCGCATCTCCGCTCCATCGCGCAACAATTCAAGACCGCGAGCGACGCTCCATCCAGTCAGGACAACAAGCAATGGTCGGCCAACGAGATCTCCAACTACCTCGCGGCGTTATCTCTCTTCGCCGAACGGTATACTCCCTGGCTTCTCCCCCGCTTCGAATCTCTCTTCGTCCCACCTCAACTCTACGGCTCCGAACACAAATCGATTCCAACCCTCCTCGACGCAGCCGAATATGTAACAGAATTAGAATCAAAACTCTCCGGCGCCTCACGCGACCTGCCAACAGACTCTCCCCTCGCCACCGCCGCCGCCGAGCTGTTAGCCCTCCTCCCAGCCACCCGGCAACGCCTCGCCCAACTCAAATCCGACATCACCTCCATCGCCAGCGAAGCAGAGCGCCACGCCGACGCCATGGAGTACGGCTTCCTCCTCGTCGAAGCCCGTCAGCTCCTCTCCATCGGCTACGACGGCAACACGCACGAGCTCTACTCCTCCTGCTACGACCTCCTTGCCTCCGAGGCCCGCATCGCCTCCTTCATCGCCGTAGCCAAAGGCGACATCCCCCAGCAATCATGGTTTCGCCTCGACCGCTCCCACGTCCTGGTCAACGGACGCGCCGCTCTCCTCTCCTGGACCGGAACCATGTTCGAGTACCTGATGCCGTCCCTCTGGATGCGCACCTTTCCCGACACCCTCATCGCTCGCTCCCTCGAGTCAGCCGTTCGCATTCAAAAGGATCACGTCCGCAACATCCCCTGGGGCATCTCCGAATCCGGCTTCGCCAAAAAAGATCCTCAAGGCCGCTACAGCTACCAGGCTTGGGGCATTCCCAAACTCGCACTGAAGTACGGCGCCGAAGATGGCCCCGTCATCTCGCCCTACTCCAGCTTCCTCGCCCTCCCTCTTCTTCGCAAAGACTCCATCGCGAATCTTCGTCGCATGGCAGCGATGGATTGGATGGGAGCCTATGGCTTCTACGAAGCAGCCGACTACACTGAAGGCCATCAACCCCAACTCGTGCGCTCCTGGATGGCCCACCACCAGGGCATGTGCCTTCTCGCCGTAACCAACCTGCTCAAGAACAACATCGTGCAGGACTGGTTCCACGGCACTCCTCGCGTCCGCGCCGCAGAGCTCCTCCTCCACGAAAAAGCCCTGAGCAAAGAGACACTCAAGGATCTGGAGAAGATCTCGAAGTTACAGGCAACCGAATAA
- the yiaK gene encoding 3-dehydro-L-gulonate 2-dehydrogenase, whose translation MLRVPFDQLHAALLRAMQQLGLTHDRADFCARLFAETTRDGIYTHGLNRFPRFVETIRNGSIDIHAEPTKSAGVGAIERWDGHSGIGNLNAHASMQRAIALAQQHGIGAVALANTNHWMRGGTYGWQAAEQGLFALCWTNTLANLPPWGATTPALGNNPLVIAVPRPGGHVVLDMAMSQFSYGTLAAYSKREQPLPVDGGFDTAGNLTRDPAAIESSQRALPVGYWKGSGLSLVLDMLAAMLSGGLATHQIPSDPLRESGLSQVFLAISPTAIADPDELTRIAEGILDSLHHATPADPNRPIRYPGEQTLQLREENMRLGVPVDPEIWQQLTLSTTQ comes from the coding sequence ATGCTTCGAGTCCCCTTCGACCAACTCCACGCGGCCCTCCTCCGCGCCATGCAGCAACTCGGCCTCACCCACGACCGCGCCGACTTCTGCGCCCGCCTCTTCGCAGAAACCACCCGCGACGGCATCTACACCCACGGCCTCAATCGATTCCCTCGCTTCGTCGAAACCATTCGCAACGGCAGCATCGACATACACGCCGAACCCACCAAATCCGCCGGCGTCGGAGCCATCGAGCGATGGGACGGCCATAGCGGCATCGGCAATCTCAACGCCCACGCCTCCATGCAGCGAGCCATCGCCCTCGCCCAACAACACGGCATAGGCGCAGTCGCTCTCGCCAACACCAACCACTGGATGCGCGGCGGAACCTACGGCTGGCAGGCCGCCGAGCAAGGCCTCTTCGCCCTTTGCTGGACCAACACCCTCGCCAACCTCCCTCCCTGGGGAGCCACCACGCCCGCCCTCGGCAACAATCCCCTCGTCATCGCCGTCCCCCGTCCCGGCGGCCACGTCGTACTGGACATGGCAATGTCGCAGTTCTCCTACGGCACACTCGCCGCCTACAGCAAACGAGAGCAACCTCTCCCCGTCGACGGCGGCTTCGACACCGCAGGCAATCTCACCCGCGATCCAGCAGCCATCGAGTCGTCCCAGCGCGCCCTCCCCGTCGGTTACTGGAAGGGCTCAGGACTCTCCCTCGTCCTCGACATGCTCGCCGCGATGCTCTCTGGCGGCCTCGCAACCCACCAGATTCCCAGCGATCCACTCCGCGAGTCCGGCCTCTCCCAGGTCTTCCTCGCCATTAGCCCAACCGCCATCGCCGATCCCGACGAACTCACCCGCATCGCCGAAGGCATCCTCGACTCCCTCCACCACGCAACCCCAGCCGACCCCAACAGACCCATCCGCTACCCAGGCGAACAGACCCTGCAGCTTCGAGAAGAGAACATGCGCCTCGGCGTCCCCGTCGACCCCGAAATCTGGCAGCAGCTAACCCTCTCCACAACTCAATGA
- a CDS encoding carboxypeptidase regulatory-like domain-containing protein has translation MHTSKRRVIFALFVVFFVFSSAVFWSQSAGNAGTVVGTVTDATGAIVPGATVSIENPVSGYSRVTTTDSSGHYQFTNLPLNPYHVVVSLTGFASSTQDVQVRSFVPIVVKTSLTIGATSTVVNVTGSDLVESDSTFHTDVDRGLFDKLPLESQSSSLSSLVTLSSPGVAADSNGLFHGLGDHASNSFSIDGQPITDQQSKVFSNQIPSNSIQSIEVISGAPPAEFGGKTSLVIQVTTRSGLGVKKPTGSVTTSYGSFGSSTGGIDLSYGGEKWGNFVEVDGLNTGRFLDPPEFTVFHDKGNEVNVFDRIDRQLSAVDSVHLNLNYSRSWFQTPNSFDNLNVQNVIIGGAGANPVFANVGNTDQRSKIGTFDIAPTYTRTIGANSVFNFGPYIRKDQYDYYPSGNPLADLGPPNLQNQTIAQTRSLTNAGVHTDISYVRGNNNIKVGANYSQTFLRESDTLGVVSNTFNSPCTDGAANPVNGFSDPSQCAAAGLFPNDGVLAGQLGSATTPFNPVLLPFDLTRGGGQFNFIGHTDVKELALYAQDQIKAGNWLFNLGIRGDFYNGLTVARQAEPRVGIAYTVKQTNTVLRLSYARTLESPFNENLVLSSQGCENAVLSPLLSCTPGVSGTLQPGFKNEFHAGLQQAFGKNFVVSGDYIWKYTHNAFDFSVLGNTPITFPIDWHNSKIPGFALRADVPNIHNFSAFVVMSSVAARFFPPQVAGAGATVGGSGFPFRIDHDERFNENTHAQYQIPGKHSPWVGFNWRFDSGLTAGSVPCYNVTDPNSLCNPANGGPSITINGQPGIDLSGLTPDQQFQAGLTCNGVKATPYVGIPGNQCLASELTSKLVSIPAPGTENDDKHPPRIAERSLFDASIGQDNLFNGDKNKWSLRLTGVNITNKYALYNFLSTFSGTHYVTPRALTAELGFHF, from the coding sequence ATGCACACGTCGAAACGACGCGTCATCTTCGCATTATTTGTAGTTTTCTTTGTTTTCAGTAGTGCGGTTTTTTGGTCGCAGTCTGCTGGAAATGCCGGCACTGTGGTTGGTACGGTAACGGACGCGACGGGTGCTATTGTGCCGGGGGCCACGGTGTCGATTGAGAATCCGGTGAGCGGGTATAGCCGCGTGACTACGACGGATAGCTCGGGGCACTATCAGTTTACGAACCTGCCGCTGAATCCTTATCACGTTGTGGTTTCGTTGACGGGGTTTGCGTCTTCGACTCAGGATGTTCAGGTCAGGTCGTTTGTGCCAATCGTGGTGAAGACCAGTCTGACTATCGGCGCAACTTCGACGGTTGTGAATGTGACGGGGAGCGATCTGGTGGAGAGCGATTCGACGTTCCATACGGATGTGGATCGCGGCCTGTTCGACAAGCTGCCGCTCGAGAGCCAGTCTTCTTCGCTCAGCTCGCTGGTGACTCTGTCGTCGCCGGGTGTCGCTGCTGATTCGAATGGGCTGTTTCATGGGTTGGGTGACCATGCTTCGAACTCCTTCTCGATTGATGGCCAGCCGATTACGGATCAGCAGAGCAAGGTTTTTTCGAACCAGATTCCTTCGAACTCGATTCAGTCGATTGAGGTGATCTCGGGCGCGCCGCCGGCGGAGTTTGGGGGCAAGACGAGCCTTGTCATCCAGGTGACGACGCGGTCGGGACTTGGAGTGAAGAAGCCAACCGGGAGTGTGACCACCTCGTATGGAAGCTTCGGTTCGTCGACTGGCGGGATCGATCTGAGCTATGGCGGGGAGAAGTGGGGGAACTTCGTTGAGGTGGATGGACTGAATACTGGCCGCTTCCTCGATCCTCCAGAGTTCACGGTCTTTCACGACAAGGGCAATGAGGTTAATGTGTTTGACCGTATCGACCGTCAGCTTTCGGCGGTGGACTCGGTTCACCTGAACCTGAACTACAGCCGTTCATGGTTTCAGACGCCGAACTCCTTCGACAATCTGAATGTGCAGAACGTGATTATCGGAGGAGCGGGAGCGAATCCTGTCTTCGCGAATGTGGGAAATACGGATCAACGTTCGAAGATTGGGACCTTTGATATTGCGCCGACGTATACGCGAACGATTGGGGCGAACTCGGTCTTTAATTTTGGTCCGTATATTCGCAAGGATCAGTATGACTACTATCCGAGCGGGAATCCTCTGGCTGATCTTGGTCCGCCGAATCTGCAGAATCAGACGATCGCGCAGACTCGCTCGCTGACGAACGCCGGCGTGCACACCGATATTTCTTATGTGAGGGGGAATAACAATATTAAGGTCGGAGCCAATTACTCGCAGACGTTTTTGCGAGAGAGCGACACGCTCGGTGTGGTTTCGAATACCTTCAACTCGCCGTGCACCGATGGCGCGGCGAATCCTGTGAACGGGTTCAGTGATCCATCGCAGTGTGCGGCCGCGGGGCTGTTTCCGAATGATGGCGTTCTGGCCGGCCAGCTTGGATCTGCTACCACTCCCTTCAACCCGGTGCTGCTGCCATTCGATTTGACTCGCGGCGGCGGGCAGTTCAACTTTATCGGGCACACGGATGTGAAGGAGTTGGCTCTGTATGCCCAGGATCAGATCAAGGCAGGGAACTGGCTCTTCAATCTTGGTATCCGTGGTGATTTCTATAACGGCTTGACGGTTGCTCGTCAGGCTGAGCCTCGCGTTGGTATCGCTTATACCGTGAAGCAGACGAACACGGTGTTGCGTCTCTCATATGCACGGACGCTGGAGTCGCCGTTCAATGAAAATCTCGTGCTGTCCAGTCAAGGCTGTGAGAATGCGGTTCTTTCGCCGTTGCTTTCGTGTACGCCTGGGGTCTCGGGAACACTGCAGCCTGGATTTAAGAATGAGTTTCATGCAGGTCTGCAACAGGCGTTTGGCAAGAACTTTGTCGTAAGCGGCGACTACATCTGGAAGTACACCCACAATGCTTTCGACTTCAGCGTGCTGGGGAATACTCCGATCACCTTTCCGATCGACTGGCATAATTCGAAGATTCCAGGATTTGCTTTGCGGGCCGACGTTCCGAACATTCACAACTTCTCAGCGTTTGTAGTTATGTCGTCTGTAGCAGCCCGGTTCTTTCCTCCGCAGGTTGCGGGGGCTGGAGCGACGGTGGGCGGCAGCGGGTTTCCGTTCCGGATCGACCATGATGAACGATTCAATGAAAACACGCACGCACAATATCAGATTCCGGGAAAGCATAGCCCGTGGGTTGGATTCAACTGGCGGTTCGATAGTGGACTGACGGCGGGATCTGTGCCGTGCTACAACGTGACCGATCCGAACAGCCTGTGTAATCCAGCGAACGGAGGTCCGTCAATCACGATCAACGGGCAACCGGGAATCGATCTGAGTGGATTGACGCCGGATCAGCAGTTTCAGGCTGGGCTTACGTGCAATGGAGTGAAGGCGACTCCGTATGTTGGCATTCCGGGCAATCAGTGCCTGGCTTCGGAGCTTACTTCGAAGCTGGTGTCGATTCCTGCGCCTGGAACGGAGAATGACGATAAGCATCCGCCGCGTATCGCTGAGCGCAGTCTGTTCGATGCTTCGATTGGGCAGGATAATCTGTTCAACGGCGATAAGAACAAGTGGAGTCTACGTCTGACGGGTGTGAACATCACGAACAAGTATGCGCTCTACAACTTTCTCTCGACGTTCAGCGGGACGCACTATGTGACGCCGCGTGCCTTGACGGCGGAGCTTGGGTTCCACTTCTAA